A portion of the Agrobacterium tumefaciens genome contains these proteins:
- a CDS encoding DUF4286 family protein, with amino-acid sequence MSLLGKAVVAIWNDILPEGRENFIEWHNREHIPERVTIPGFLRGRRYVAEQGTPEYFTLYEAADAQVLVGQPYLERLNSPTPWTKKSTADFRNTTRGVCNTEYSHACGDGGFIATFRFDAADGRKAALRYALSQALTEIGKLNGVSGVHLCIADNGASSLATAERKGRQVGVPNWIILIEGGSALSVTNASDALAHKLSKQELTGSVESGLYRLEFSLGENALQQSAA; translated from the coding sequence ATGTCTCTTTTGGGAAAAGCCGTCGTCGCCATCTGGAACGACATCTTGCCGGAAGGCCGCGAAAACTTCATCGAATGGCATAATCGCGAGCATATTCCGGAACGCGTGACGATCCCCGGCTTCCTGCGCGGACGCCGCTATGTCGCCGAACAGGGCACGCCGGAATATTTCACGCTCTACGAAGCGGCGGACGCACAGGTGCTGGTTGGCCAGCCCTACCTGGAGCGGCTGAACAGCCCCACGCCCTGGACTAAAAAATCGACCGCCGACTTTCGCAACACGACGCGCGGCGTGTGCAACACCGAATACTCCCATGCATGTGGTGACGGCGGCTTTATCGCCACCTTCCGGTTTGATGCCGCCGATGGGCGGAAGGCAGCGTTGCGATATGCGCTATCACAAGCGCTGACCGAGATCGGCAAACTGAACGGCGTCAGCGGCGTGCACCTGTGCATTGCGGACAATGGCGCAAGCAGCCTTGCGACAGCAGAGCGAAAGGGTCGGCAGGTGGGCGTGCCCAACTGGATCATCCTCATCGAAGGCGGCTCCGCCCTTTCCGTAACGAATGCCAGCGACGCGTTGGCACATAAACTGTCGAAACAGGAGCTGACGGGGTCGGTGGAAAGCGGGCTTTACCGGCTCGAATTTTCGCTGGGCGAAAACGCCCTTCAGCAATCGGCAGCATAA
- a CDS encoding ABC transporter substrate-binding protein, with translation MFNTMKKTLAGGVLALTVGLAGVQSAAAEDKVTLRLNFLLSGVHTIFYYGAEKGFYKDAGIDLQIGEGQGSARTVQSVATGGDMFGIADGGSVIAGASKGAPVKSVLGLLNTSPYAMTFRADSGVNSIKDVEGKTVAASAGEASLALLPAIWKKNGVDSSKVNILNVDGPGKIIAIMQDRAAGILGGLENQVVVLNSKGLQQKVFSFAELGVNTQGLTIVTNTKLIDNNGDLVKRFVAASLKSIEAAKADPDAAVAAAVKEKPTGDPKLLKEQLEISLKLLPSPTAPSAPLGEMAVADWQQTLDLMKEYQDIKTDMPANAFFTNGLIAK, from the coding sequence ATGTTTAATACAATGAAGAAAACACTGGCGGGCGGCGTGCTTGCCCTTACCGTCGGCCTGGCGGGTGTGCAATCGGCCGCAGCCGAAGACAAGGTGACGCTCCGCCTCAATTTCCTTTTGAGTGGCGTCCACACCATCTTTTATTACGGCGCGGAAAAAGGCTTCTACAAGGATGCCGGCATTGATCTGCAAATCGGCGAAGGTCAGGGTTCGGCACGCACCGTGCAATCCGTCGCAACCGGCGGCGATATGTTCGGCATTGCCGATGGCGGCAGCGTGATTGCCGGCGCTTCGAAAGGCGCGCCTGTCAAATCCGTGCTTGGCCTGCTCAATACCTCGCCTTATGCGATGACGTTCCGGGCGGATTCCGGCGTGAACTCCATAAAGGACGTGGAAGGAAAGACGGTCGCCGCCAGTGCCGGCGAAGCATCTCTCGCCCTCTTGCCAGCCATCTGGAAGAAAAACGGCGTCGACTCCTCCAAGGTCAACATTCTGAATGTGGATGGCCCCGGCAAGATCATCGCCATCATGCAGGATCGCGCAGCAGGCATCCTCGGCGGGCTTGAAAACCAGGTGGTGGTTCTGAATTCCAAAGGCCTGCAACAGAAGGTGTTTTCCTTTGCGGAACTCGGTGTGAACACGCAGGGCCTGACCATCGTCACCAACACGAAGCTCATCGACAACAATGGGGACCTCGTCAAACGTTTCGTCGCGGCATCGCTGAAATCCATCGAAGCGGCCAAGGCCGATCCTGATGCGGCGGTTGCGGCAGCGGTCAAGGAAAAGCCTACCGGCGATCCGAAACTCCTCAAAGAGCAGCTTGAAATCTCGCTCAAGCTTCTGCCGTCGCCCACGGCCCCCTCCGCACCGCTCGGAGAAATGGCTGTTGCCGACTGGCAGCAGACACTCGACCTGATGAAGGAATATCAGGACATCAAGACCGATATGCCGGCAAACGCCTTCTTCACCAACGGCCTGATCGCCAAATAA
- a CDS encoding bile acid:sodium symporter family protein — MKSLAAVSAFVGKTFAVWVILFAVLGFYFPDTFKQIGPWIVTLLSIIMFGMGLTLSVDDFREVVKRPVDVTIGVLGQFLIMPLLAVLLTRIIPMPPEVAAGVILVGCCPGGTSSNVMTYLSKGDVALSVACTSVTTLAAPLVTPFLVWLFASQFLPVDGWAMFLSIVKVVLVPLALGAALQKLLPGVVKAAVPALPLVSVIGIVLIVSAVVGASKGAIVQSGLMIFAVVVLHNGLGYLLGYFAAKATGLSLTKRKAIAIEVGMQNSGLGAALATAYFSPLAAVPSAIFSVWHNISGALLANWFSGRVDTTATTKAG; from the coding sequence ATGAAATCGCTGGCAGCCGTTTCGGCTTTTGTGGGCAAAACCTTTGCGGTCTGGGTCATCTTGTTTGCCGTGCTCGGCTTTTATTTTCCAGATACGTTCAAGCAGATTGGGCCGTGGATCGTCACGCTTTTGTCGATCATCATGTTCGGCATGGGGCTCACACTTTCGGTCGACGATTTTCGTGAAGTCGTAAAGCGCCCGGTCGATGTCACCATCGGGGTGCTCGGCCAGTTCCTCATCATGCCGCTGCTTGCGGTCCTGCTGACCCGGATCATTCCCATGCCGCCGGAAGTGGCAGCAGGCGTGATCCTAGTTGGCTGCTGCCCGGGAGGGACATCCTCCAATGTCATGACATATTTGTCGAAGGGCGACGTCGCCCTCTCCGTCGCCTGCACGTCAGTGACGACGCTTGCTGCTCCTCTGGTGACGCCCTTCCTCGTTTGGTTGTTTGCCAGCCAGTTCCTGCCGGTCGATGGTTGGGCAATGTTCCTGAGCATCGTCAAGGTCGTGCTGGTTCCCTTGGCCCTTGGTGCTGCCTTGCAGAAGCTTTTGCCAGGTGTCGTCAAGGCGGCCGTGCCGGCTTTGCCGCTCGTGAGCGTCATCGGTATCGTTTTGATCGTCTCGGCGGTTGTCGGCGCATCGAAGGGCGCGATCGTGCAGTCCGGCCTGATGATCTTTGCGGTCGTGGTTCTTCATAATGGGCTCGGTTATCTGCTCGGCTATTTCGCGGCAAAGGCGACCGGCCTCTCACTCACCAAGCGCAAGGCAATCGCCATCGAGGTGGGCATGCAGAACTCCGGTCTCGGTGCCGCTCTTGCGACAGCGTATTTCTCGCCTCTCGCAGCTGTGCCCAGCGCCATCTTCAGCGTCTGGCACAATATCTCCGGCGCGTTGCTGGCCAACTGGTTTTCGGGCCGCGTGGACACGACGGCGACGACGAAAGCCGGATAG
- a CDS encoding SDR family NAD(P)-dependent oxidoreductase: protein MSTYYDLEGKVAVVTGAAGGFGTAISQRLRDCGATVVHWDLPACVKQHQFAGLPSSGVDITEPKSIDVATAELRTQLGRLDILVNNAGIVGNVAPLWKIPVEEFRRIIDVNLIGSFLVCRALVPLMIETAKRSRAGRIVNVASIQAKEGMHQAAAYSAAKAGLVALTKSLGKELATSDILVNAITPAASLTAMSIDAPKERLDDILSRIPMRRFLEPAEVASMVAWLSSSECSFSTGAVFDLSGGRATY from the coding sequence ATGTCCACATATTATGATTTAGAGGGCAAGGTGGCGGTTGTTACCGGCGCTGCGGGCGGCTTTGGCACCGCCATCAGCCAGCGCCTTCGCGACTGCGGAGCGACGGTCGTCCATTGGGACCTGCCAGCCTGCGTAAAACAACACCAGTTTGCCGGCCTTCCGTCATCCGGTGTCGACATTACCGAACCTAAAAGCATCGACGTGGCTACCGCCGAGTTGCGCACCCAACTCGGCAGGCTCGATATTCTTGTCAACAATGCCGGCATTGTCGGCAATGTCGCGCCGCTTTGGAAAATTCCGGTGGAGGAATTCCGTCGGATCATCGACGTCAATCTCATCGGTTCGTTTCTTGTCTGCCGTGCCCTCGTACCGCTGATGATCGAGACGGCGAAGAGGAGCCGCGCCGGCCGCATCGTCAATGTCGCTTCGATCCAGGCAAAAGAGGGCATGCATCAGGCCGCCGCCTACAGCGCCGCCAAGGCGGGGTTGGTGGCGCTGACGAAAAGCCTCGGCAAGGAACTGGCGACATCGGACATCCTTGTCAACGCCATCACACCCGCCGCTTCCTTGACGGCGATGAGCATCGACGCGCCGAAGGAACGGCTGGACGATATTCTCTCGCGCATCCCGATGCGCCGATTTCTCGAACCCGCCGAGGTCGCCAGTATGGTGGCCTGGCTCTCTTCTTCCGAATGCAGTTTTTCGACCGGCGCGGTTTTTGACCTGTCCGGCGGTCGTGCAACATATTGA
- a CDS encoding nucleotidyltransferase and HEPN domain-containing protein codes for MKTSLEHLPERKQRELARVVGIIQEEFADLVERSKSDAKKDGRIFKIILFGSYARGTWVDEPHTSKGYRSDFDILVIVSNKELADPKYWDKTTDRLMWDKEIETPVGLIVHGAREISNFLNDGQYFFVDLAREGVVLYEFDDRPLAEAKQLSPADALRVAEDHFLRHFPDARDFADVAKYLVAKGNLHLAAFNLHQAVESAYNCYLLTLTNYSPASHNLQFLRGLSEGRDHRLIDIWPRDRQRFTTWYNILNEAYVKARYSKRFEVSEEALTWLQERTAELHKLVETLCREHIEKLEQAANASD; via the coding sequence ATGAAGACCAGCCTTGAACATTTGCCAGAACGAAAGCAACGCGAGCTCGCGCGCGTCGTCGGAATTATTCAGGAAGAGTTTGCTGATCTGGTGGAGCGCTCGAAGTCGGACGCCAAGAAGGATGGACGGATTTTCAAAATCATTCTGTTCGGTTCTTACGCGCGCGGCACCTGGGTGGATGAACCGCATACGTCGAAAGGCTATCGCTCGGATTTCGATATCCTCGTCATCGTCAGCAACAAGGAACTTGCCGATCCCAAATACTGGGACAAGACAACAGACCGGCTGATGTGGGACAAGGAGATCGAGACGCCCGTGGGCCTCATCGTGCACGGCGCTCGCGAAATCAGTAATTTCCTAAATGATGGCCAATACTTCTTCGTTGATCTCGCCCGCGAAGGTGTTGTTCTTTACGAATTCGACGATCGGCCGCTCGCAGAGGCGAAACAACTCAGCCCTGCCGATGCACTCAGGGTGGCAGAAGATCATTTTTTGCGGCACTTCCCGGATGCGCGAGATTTCGCTGATGTGGCAAAATATCTCGTTGCGAAAGGTAACCTGCACCTAGCGGCCTTCAATCTCCATCAGGCAGTGGAGAGCGCCTACAACTGCTACCTCCTGACACTGACAAACTATTCGCCTGCGTCGCACAATCTCCAATTCCTGCGTGGACTTTCCGAAGGTCGTGATCACCGTTTGATTGACATCTGGCCGCGCGATCGTCAGCGATTTACCACATGGTACAACATCCTGAATGAGGCCTACGTCAAGGCACGCTATTCGAAGCGTTTCGAGGTTTCCGAAGAGGCGCTCACCTGGCTTCAGGAGCGGACCGCGGAACTTCACAAGCTGGTTGAGACGCTCTGCCGCGAGCACATCGAAAAGCTCGAACAGGCCGCGAACGCCAGCGACTGA